The genomic segment AGCGCCGTCCTCGAACACCGGCGTGCTGCCGCTGGCGAACTTCGGGTCGGTGACGTTCACCAACGCGTCGGCCACCATCGGCGGCACGACCGGCCCGATCAACGATTCGGCCTGGGCCGGCTCGGTGACCTCGATCAACATGGTGTCGGCGAGCGGCAAGCTGGAAGCGAGCACCTCGGCCCTGAACGCGACCGGAACGGGCTTCACGGTGACCGACGCGGCGGCCGTGCCGCCCGTCACCCCGCCGGTGTCCCCGCCCCCGCCGGTGTCCCCGCCGCCGGCGACGGGAAGCGTCGCCACGACGACGACCCTGACCGGCAGGGCCGACCCGTACACGTGGGTCCCCACCGTGACCCTGACCGTGACCGTTTCGCCGTCGGTCCCGAGCGGCAGCACCGTCGCGCTGCTGAGCGGCGGCACCGTTCTGGGGTACGGCCGGGTCCACAACGTCGGCGGCGTGGAAGAGGTGTCGTTCCAGGTCGAGTTCTTCCGACCCGGCACCTACACCTTCACCGCCGAGTACCTGGGGTCCGGCCGGTACGCCGCGAGCGTCAGCAACGCGGTCACCGTGACCGTGCCGGGGAACGCGTACAACTACTGGGAGTACCTGCTCGGCTCGCTGCCGGGGTCCCAGCGGCACGGCTGGTGACGGTCGACCCGGCCGGGGGCCGTCCGGCACCCGTTTCCCCGTGAGGCCGCCGTGACCGTGCCCCCGTTTCGCCGCTGATCCCCTTCCCATCCTTCAGCGGATCGAGCAACAACGCGACCCGTTACCGGTCGCCGGCACGAACCGGCGGCCGCGCCCGCCGGTCCGGCCGCCCGCGCGTTCCTCAAACGCGTGGGCGGCCGGCCGTTACGCGAACCGAACCGTCCCGGTTCACTTCTTTTGCGGCACTCGGAACCGCCGGACCGGCCCTCGCGCCCCCTCGGGAGATAGCACCTGCCTATGCTTCGGCATGGGTGAATAGGTATTACCGCCGGGGCCGGGTCGGGTACATTGTGCGTGTGGGAAACCATCTCGCCCGCCGCGAGCCCCGGGCGGTCGCGTTCCGGCGCCGGTGTGGCAACGCGGGTGGATCGAACGGCCCGGCCGTCGGCCCCCTGCTTCCCACTCACTTCGGCGAATGCACCCCGCCGGGATGTGTTCGCACGTGTCCGAACTGTGTGGTCGGATTTCAACCCAATCTCCGGAGAGAACATGACCAGGGCAACTTACGTCACTGGTGTCGCGGTGGGCTGTGCGGTGCTTTCCCTCGCCGCTCC from the Frigoriglobus tundricola genome contains:
- a CDS encoding G1 family glutamic endopeptidase, whose translation is MRLLKRLLGKHPRPARALQAPAFLRTEELEARWNPATSTNWSGYAVTAAAGSVTAVSGEWTVPTATGTGTAYSSVWVGIDGYTSTSVEQTGIEADVVNGVAHYYAWYEMYPNASVEVNLAVHAGDTITASVTYSATTGLFTMSLKDLSDPTGNNSFSISKSGPTLQRSSAEWIVEAPSSNTGVLPLANFGSVTFTNASATIGGTTGPINDSAWAGSVTSINMVSASGKLEASTSALNATGTGFTVTDAAAVPPVTPPVSPPPPVSPPPATGSVATTTTLTGRADPYTWVPTVTLTVTVSPSVPSGSTVALLSGGTVLGYGRVHNVGGVEEVSFQVEFFRPGTYTFTAEYLGSGRYAASVSNAVTVTVPGNAYNYWEYLLGSLPGSQRHGW